From a single Brassica rapa cultivar Chiifu-401-42 chromosome A01, CAAS_Brap_v3.01, whole genome shotgun sequence genomic region:
- the LOC103834779 gene encoding gamma-aminobutyrate transaminase POP2, mitochondrial, with amino-acid sequence MTMINSLRRMARSSQVTLQSRYAASSSSGSRIFTTEASPQKQTIVGSKGHDMLAPFTAGWQSADLHPLIIAKSEGSYVYDDHGKKYLDSLAGLWCTALGGNEARLVSAAVEQLKTLPFYHSFWNRTTKPSLDLAKDLLAMFTANKMAKAFFTNSGSEANDTQVKLVWYYNNALGRPEKKKFIARKKSYHGSTLISASLSGLPALHQNFDLPAPFVLHTDCPHYWRFHLPGETEEEFSTRLAKNLEDLIIKEGPETIGAFIAEPVMGAGGVIPPPATYFEKIQAVVKKYDILFIADEVICAFGRLGTMFGCDKYNIKPDLVSLAKALSSAYMPIGAILMSQEVADVIYSQSNKLGAFSHGFTYSGHPVSCAVAIEALKIYKERNTPEHVAKVAPRFQDGLKAFAKTSPIIGEIRGTGLILGTEFTDNKSPNELFPPEWGVGAYFGAECQKRGMLVRVAGDSIMMSPPLIISPEEIDELITIYGEALKATEERVKELKTQQKK; translated from the exons ATGACAATGATCAACAGCCTCCGACGGATGGCTCGTTCCTCTCAG GTTACTTTGCAGAGCAGGTatgctgcttcttcttcttctggttcGAGGATCTTTACTACAGAGGCTTCACCCCAGAAGCAAACCATAGTTGG GTCTAAAGGGCATGATATGCTGGCACCTTTTACAGCTGGGTGGCAGAGTGCTGATTTACATCCTTTGATCATTGCCAAATCTGAG GGAAGTTATGTGTATGATGACCATGGCAAAAAGTATCTTGATTCTCTCGCTGGTCTATGGTGTACTGCCTTAG GAGGAAATGAGGCACGGCTTGTTTCTGCTGCCGTGGAGCAGTTGAAAACTTTGCCGTTTTATCACTCATTCTGGAACCGTACTACTAAGCCTTCTCTG GATCTTGCTAAGGATCTTCTAGCCATGTTCACGGCTAACAAAATGGCCAAAGCTTTTTTTACAAACAGTGGATCAGAGGCCAATGATACCCAG GTCAAGCTCGTCTGGTACTACAATAACGCACTTGGAAGGCCTGAGAAGAAAAAGTTTATCGCAAGAAAGAAATC GTATCATGGCTCCACTCTAATATCAGCAAGTCTGTCCGG CCTTCCAGCACTGCACCAAAACTTTGATTTACCTGCACCGTTTGTGCTACACACAGATTGCCCTCACTACTGGCGTTTTCATCTTCCAG GTGAGACGGAAGAGGAGTTCTCAACCAGATTAGCCAAGAATTTAGAGGATCTCATCATTAAGGAGGGACCAGAAACA ATTGGTGCTTTTATTGCTGAACCAGTCATGGGTGCTGGTGGTGTGATACCTCCACCTGCTACTTACTTTGAGAAG ATTCAAGCTGTTGTTAAGAAGTATGATATCCTGTTCATTGCTGATGAA GTGATATGTGCATTTGGAAGGCTTGGAACAATGTTTGGCTGTGACAAATACAACATCAAGCCAGATCTTGTATCATTAGCTAAG GCACTTTCTTCAGCATATATGCCGATTGGAGCCATTCTTATGAGTCAAGAAGTAGCAGATGTCATTTATTCTCAAAGCAACAAGCTAG GTGCTTTCTCGCATGGATTTACTTATTCTGGTCATCCAGTTTCATGTGCTGTAGCGATTGAAGCGTTAAAGATATACAA AGAGAGGAACACACCAGAGCATGTGGCCAAAGTTGCCCCAAGGTTTCAAGATGGTCTTAAAGCTTTTGCCAAGACTAGTCCTATTATTGGAGAG ATAAGAGGAACGGGTTTGATTCTTGGGACTGAGTTTACTGACAACAAGTCACCAAACGAACTATTTCCACCAGAATGGG gtgttggCGCATACTTTGGAGCCGAGTGCCAGAAGCGTGGGATGTTAGTCCGCGTTGCAGGTGATAGCATAATGATGTCTCCACCGCTCATCATCTCACCTGAAGAGATCGATGAG TTAATAACTATCTACGGGGAAGCATTGAAAGCTACGGAAGAGAGGGTAAAAGAACTCAAGACTCAGCAAAAGAAGTGA
- the LOC103834757 gene encoding cysteine-rich receptor-like protein kinase 10 isoform X1: MNYPQRLKRNANQGNSVMSSFIFLFLFPFITGCFTASAQDPTYLGYICPSTPTYTNDSTYFTNLETVLSSLSSPDTSYSTGFQNATAGEDPDMVTGLFLCRGDVSAEVCRNCVGYVVEDTLNRCPEEKEVVLYYDQCMVRYSNKNILSSLSTGGVFEQTNTKNVSISEKDRFRELVLSTLNPAATEAASSSRKFAVSKANWTAAQTLYGLVQCTPDLTREDCLSCLQQSINQLATDQSGARFVVPSCSSRYELYLFYNESATTKPPPPPEVSTPPRPAGKGGKSTVLVVAIVVAIIVVVLLFIAGYCFLAKVAKKAYPKSNAFDGDNITTADSLQIDYRSIQTATADFSEGNMIGQGGFGEVYKGTLLDGTEIAVKKLSKSSGQGESEFKNEVVLVAKLQHRNLVKLLGFCLQGEERVLVYEYVPNKSLDYVLFDPAKQGQLHWTRRYNIISGVARGILYLHQDSRLTIIHRDLKASNILLDTDMNPKIADFGMARIFGLDQTQQNTNRIVGTYGYMSPEYAMHGQYSMKSDVYSFGVLVLEIISGKQNSSFNPTDGIHNFVSYAWRLWTNGAPLDLVDPVIVDNCQRSEVVRCIHISLLCVQEDPVDRPTLSNIILMLTSNTVTLPVPRKPGTFFQSIPRKDPIDSVDNTSVTDLYPY; this comes from the exons ATGAATTACCCACAACGCTTGAAGAGAAACGCAAATCAAGGAAACTCAGTTATGTCTTCTTTCatcttcctttttcttttcccGTTTATCACTGGCTGCTTCACAGCTTCCGCTCAGGATCCTACTTACCTAGGATACATCTGTCCAAGCACGCCAACTTATACCAACGACAGCACTTACTTCACCAATCTTGAAACCGTTTTGTCTTCACTCTCTTCCCCCGACACCTCTTACTCCACCGGATTCCAAAACGCCACCGCCGGGGAAGACCCGGACATGGTCACCGGCCTTTTCCTCTGCCGTGGAGATGTCTCGGCGGAGGTTTGCCGTAACTGCGTAGGCTATGTCGTGGAAGATACGTTAAATAGGTGTCCCGAGGAGAAAGAGGTCGTGCTTTATTACGATCAGTGCATGGTCAGATACTCTAACAAGAATATCCTCTCGAGCCTGAGCACCGGTGGAGTTTTCGAGCAGACGAACACCAAAAACGTTTCGATTAGCGAAAAAGACAGGTTCAGAGAATTGGTCTTGTCGACGCTGAACCCAGCCGCCACCGAAGCCGCGAGCAGTTCGAGAAAATTCGCAGTGAGTAAAGCCAATTGGACCGCAGCACAGACTTTGTACGGGTTGGTTCAGTGCACTCCAGATCTGACAAGAGAAGACTGTTTGAGCTGCCTTCAACAGAGCATCAATCAGTTAGCCACTGACCAAAGTGGGGCGAGATTTGTTGTGCCTAGCTGTTCTTCAAGATACGAGCTTTACCTATTTTACAACGAATCCGCCACAACTAAGCCGCCACCACCACCGGAGGTTTCTACCCCTCCGCGACCTG CAGGGAAAGGTGGAAAATCAACTGTGTTAGTGGTAGCCATTGTTGTGGCTATTATAGTGGTTGTTCTGCTTTTCATAGCTGGTTATTGTTTCCTTGCAAAGGTGGCAAAGAAGGCTTATCCAAAATCAAATGCATTTGATG GAGATAATATAACAACCGCAGACTCATTACAGATTGACTATAGATCAATTCAAACTGCTACAGCTGATTTTTCAGAGGGTAATATGATTGGTCAAGGTGGATTTGGTGAGGTTTACAAG GGTACATTATTGGATGGGACTGAAATTGCAGTGAAGAAACTGTCAAAGTCATCAGGACAAGGCGAATCAGAATTCAAGAACGAGGTTGTCCTTGTTGCAAAGCTACAGCACAGAAATTTGGTTAAACTTCTCGGATTTTGTCTACAAGGAGAAGAAAGAGTACTAGTCTACGAGTATGTGCCCAACAAAAGCCTTGATTACGTTCTCTTTG ACCCTGCAAAGCAAGGCCAGCTTCATTGGACACGACGATACAACATTATAAGTGGAGTTGCTCGAGGGATTCTGTACCTTCATCAAGATTCACGACTCACAATCATACACCGTGACCTCAAAGCGAGTAACATTCTCTTGGATACGGATATGAATCCAAAAATTGCAGATTTTGGAATGGCTAGGATCTTTGGATTAGACCAAACCCAACAAAACACTAACAGAATAGTTGGTACCTA TGGTTACATGTCTCCCGAGTATGCAATGCATGGTCAGTACTCAATGAAATCAGATGTCTATAGCTTTGGTGTGTTAGTTCTTGAGATTATAAGCGGCAAGCAGAATAGCAGCTTCAACCCAACAGACGGCATACATAACTTTGTCTCTTAT GCGTGGAGACTTTGGACTAATGGAGCACCTCTGGACCTTGTGGATCCAGTTATTGTAGATAATTGCCAAAGGAGTGAAGTTGTTCGGTGTATCCATATCAGTCTTTTGTGTGTTCAAGAAGATCCTGTAGATCGTCCTACGTTGTCAAACATTATACTGATGCTCACTAGTAATACTGTGACCTTGCCCGTGCCTAGGAAGCCAGGTACTTTCTTTCAGAGTATACCCAGAAAAGACCCGATTGATTCTGTTGATAATACCTCTGTCACAGATCTATATCCTTATTGA
- the LOC103834757 gene encoding cysteine-rich receptor-like protein kinase 10 isoform X2, which produces MNYPQRLKRNANQGNSVMSSFIFLFLFPFITGCFTASAQDPTYLGYICPSTPTYTNDSTYFTNLETVLSSLSSPDTSYSTGFQNATAGEDPDMVTGLFLCRGDVSAEVCRNCVGYVVEDTLNRCPEEKEVVLYYDQCMVRYSNKNILSSLSTGGVFEQTNTKNVSISEKDRFRELVLSTLNPAATEAASSSRKFAVSKANWTAAQTLYGLVQCTPDLTREDCLSCLQQSINQLATDQSGARFVVPSCSSRYELYLFYNESATTKPPPPPEVSTPPRPGKGGKSTVLVVAIVVAIIVVVLLFIAGYCFLAKVAKKAYPKSNAFDGDNITTADSLQIDYRSIQTATADFSEGNMIGQGGFGEVYKGTLLDGTEIAVKKLSKSSGQGESEFKNEVVLVAKLQHRNLVKLLGFCLQGEERVLVYEYVPNKSLDYVLFDPAKQGQLHWTRRYNIISGVARGILYLHQDSRLTIIHRDLKASNILLDTDMNPKIADFGMARIFGLDQTQQNTNRIVGTYGYMSPEYAMHGQYSMKSDVYSFGVLVLEIISGKQNSSFNPTDGIHNFVSYAWRLWTNGAPLDLVDPVIVDNCQRSEVVRCIHISLLCVQEDPVDRPTLSNIILMLTSNTVTLPVPRKPGTFFQSIPRKDPIDSVDNTSVTDLYPY; this is translated from the exons ATGAATTACCCACAACGCTTGAAGAGAAACGCAAATCAAGGAAACTCAGTTATGTCTTCTTTCatcttcctttttcttttcccGTTTATCACTGGCTGCTTCACAGCTTCCGCTCAGGATCCTACTTACCTAGGATACATCTGTCCAAGCACGCCAACTTATACCAACGACAGCACTTACTTCACCAATCTTGAAACCGTTTTGTCTTCACTCTCTTCCCCCGACACCTCTTACTCCACCGGATTCCAAAACGCCACCGCCGGGGAAGACCCGGACATGGTCACCGGCCTTTTCCTCTGCCGTGGAGATGTCTCGGCGGAGGTTTGCCGTAACTGCGTAGGCTATGTCGTGGAAGATACGTTAAATAGGTGTCCCGAGGAGAAAGAGGTCGTGCTTTATTACGATCAGTGCATGGTCAGATACTCTAACAAGAATATCCTCTCGAGCCTGAGCACCGGTGGAGTTTTCGAGCAGACGAACACCAAAAACGTTTCGATTAGCGAAAAAGACAGGTTCAGAGAATTGGTCTTGTCGACGCTGAACCCAGCCGCCACCGAAGCCGCGAGCAGTTCGAGAAAATTCGCAGTGAGTAAAGCCAATTGGACCGCAGCACAGACTTTGTACGGGTTGGTTCAGTGCACTCCAGATCTGACAAGAGAAGACTGTTTGAGCTGCCTTCAACAGAGCATCAATCAGTTAGCCACTGACCAAAGTGGGGCGAGATTTGTTGTGCCTAGCTGTTCTTCAAGATACGAGCTTTACCTATTTTACAACGAATCCGCCACAACTAAGCCGCCACCACCACCGGAGGTTTCTACCCCTCCGCGACCTG GGAAAGGTGGAAAATCAACTGTGTTAGTGGTAGCCATTGTTGTGGCTATTATAGTGGTTGTTCTGCTTTTCATAGCTGGTTATTGTTTCCTTGCAAAGGTGGCAAAGAAGGCTTATCCAAAATCAAATGCATTTGATG GAGATAATATAACAACCGCAGACTCATTACAGATTGACTATAGATCAATTCAAACTGCTACAGCTGATTTTTCAGAGGGTAATATGATTGGTCAAGGTGGATTTGGTGAGGTTTACAAG GGTACATTATTGGATGGGACTGAAATTGCAGTGAAGAAACTGTCAAAGTCATCAGGACAAGGCGAATCAGAATTCAAGAACGAGGTTGTCCTTGTTGCAAAGCTACAGCACAGAAATTTGGTTAAACTTCTCGGATTTTGTCTACAAGGAGAAGAAAGAGTACTAGTCTACGAGTATGTGCCCAACAAAAGCCTTGATTACGTTCTCTTTG ACCCTGCAAAGCAAGGCCAGCTTCATTGGACACGACGATACAACATTATAAGTGGAGTTGCTCGAGGGATTCTGTACCTTCATCAAGATTCACGACTCACAATCATACACCGTGACCTCAAAGCGAGTAACATTCTCTTGGATACGGATATGAATCCAAAAATTGCAGATTTTGGAATGGCTAGGATCTTTGGATTAGACCAAACCCAACAAAACACTAACAGAATAGTTGGTACCTA TGGTTACATGTCTCCCGAGTATGCAATGCATGGTCAGTACTCAATGAAATCAGATGTCTATAGCTTTGGTGTGTTAGTTCTTGAGATTATAAGCGGCAAGCAGAATAGCAGCTTCAACCCAACAGACGGCATACATAACTTTGTCTCTTAT GCGTGGAGACTTTGGACTAATGGAGCACCTCTGGACCTTGTGGATCCAGTTATTGTAGATAATTGCCAAAGGAGTGAAGTTGTTCGGTGTATCCATATCAGTCTTTTGTGTGTTCAAGAAGATCCTGTAGATCGTCCTACGTTGTCAAACATTATACTGATGCTCACTAGTAATACTGTGACCTTGCCCGTGCCTAGGAAGCCAGGTACTTTCTTTCAGAGTATACCCAGAAAAGACCCGATTGATTCTGTTGATAATACCTCTGTCACAGATCTATATCCTTATTGA
- the LOC103834749 gene encoding 60S ribosomal protein L27-3 gives MVKFLKQNKAVILLQGRYAGKKAVIIRSFDDGNRERPYGHCLVAGLKKYPSKVIRKDSAKKTAKKSRVKCFIKVVNYQHLMPTRYTLDVDLKEVATLEALSSKDKKVAALKEAKAKLEERFKTGKNRWFFTKLRF, from the coding sequence ATGGTTAAGTTTCTTAAGCAGAACAAAGCGGTGATCCTCCTTCAAGGCCGTTACGCCGGCAAGAAGGCTGTGATCATCCGTTCCTTCGACGACGGAAACCGCGAGCGTCCTTACGGACACTGCCTCGTCGCCGGACTCAAGAAGTACCCTAGCAAGGTCATCCGCAAGGACTCGGCCAAGAAGACGGCGAAGAAGTCGAGGGTCAAGTGTTTCATCAAGGTGGTGAATTACCAGCATCTGATGCCTACTCGTTACACGCTTGACGTGGATCTGAAGGAAGTGGCCACTCTCGAAGCTCTGTCTTCGAAGGATAAGAAGGTGGCGGCTCTTAAGGAGGCCAAGGCTAAGCTCGAGGAGAGGTTCAAGACTGGAAAGAACAGGTGGTTCTTCACCAAGCTCAGGTTTTGA
- the LOC103834757 gene encoding cysteine-rich receptor-like protein kinase 10 isoform X3 — protein sequence MNYPQRLKRNANQGNSVMSSFIFLFLFPFITGCFTASAQDPTYLGYICPSTPTYTNDSTYFTNLETVLSSLSSPDTSYSTGFQNATAGEDPDMVTGLFLCRGDVSAEVCRNCVGYVVEDTLNRCPEEKEVVLYYDQCMVRYSNKNILSSLSTGGVFEQTNTKNVSISEKDRFRELVLSTLNPAATEAASSSRKFAVSKANWTAAQTLYGLVQCTPDLTREDCLSCLQQSINQLATDQSGARFVVPSCSSRYELYLFYNESATTKPPPPPEVSTPPRPAGKGGKSTVLVVAIVVAIIVVVLLFIAGYCFLAKVAKKAYPKSNAFDDNITTADSLQIDYRSIQTATADFSEGNMIGQGGFGEVYKGTLLDGTEIAVKKLSKSSGQGESEFKNEVVLVAKLQHRNLVKLLGFCLQGEERVLVYEYVPNKSLDYVLFDPAKQGQLHWTRRYNIISGVARGILYLHQDSRLTIIHRDLKASNILLDTDMNPKIADFGMARIFGLDQTQQNTNRIVGTYGYMSPEYAMHGQYSMKSDVYSFGVLVLEIISGKQNSSFNPTDGIHNFVSYAWRLWTNGAPLDLVDPVIVDNCQRSEVVRCIHISLLCVQEDPVDRPTLSNIILMLTSNTVTLPVPRKPGTFFQSIPRKDPIDSVDNTSVTDLYPY from the exons ATGAATTACCCACAACGCTTGAAGAGAAACGCAAATCAAGGAAACTCAGTTATGTCTTCTTTCatcttcctttttcttttcccGTTTATCACTGGCTGCTTCACAGCTTCCGCTCAGGATCCTACTTACCTAGGATACATCTGTCCAAGCACGCCAACTTATACCAACGACAGCACTTACTTCACCAATCTTGAAACCGTTTTGTCTTCACTCTCTTCCCCCGACACCTCTTACTCCACCGGATTCCAAAACGCCACCGCCGGGGAAGACCCGGACATGGTCACCGGCCTTTTCCTCTGCCGTGGAGATGTCTCGGCGGAGGTTTGCCGTAACTGCGTAGGCTATGTCGTGGAAGATACGTTAAATAGGTGTCCCGAGGAGAAAGAGGTCGTGCTTTATTACGATCAGTGCATGGTCAGATACTCTAACAAGAATATCCTCTCGAGCCTGAGCACCGGTGGAGTTTTCGAGCAGACGAACACCAAAAACGTTTCGATTAGCGAAAAAGACAGGTTCAGAGAATTGGTCTTGTCGACGCTGAACCCAGCCGCCACCGAAGCCGCGAGCAGTTCGAGAAAATTCGCAGTGAGTAAAGCCAATTGGACCGCAGCACAGACTTTGTACGGGTTGGTTCAGTGCACTCCAGATCTGACAAGAGAAGACTGTTTGAGCTGCCTTCAACAGAGCATCAATCAGTTAGCCACTGACCAAAGTGGGGCGAGATTTGTTGTGCCTAGCTGTTCTTCAAGATACGAGCTTTACCTATTTTACAACGAATCCGCCACAACTAAGCCGCCACCACCACCGGAGGTTTCTACCCCTCCGCGACCTG CAGGGAAAGGTGGAAAATCAACTGTGTTAGTGGTAGCCATTGTTGTGGCTATTATAGTGGTTGTTCTGCTTTTCATAGCTGGTTATTGTTTCCTTGCAAAGGTGGCAAAGAAGGCTTATCCAAAATCAAATGCATTTGATG ATAATATAACAACCGCAGACTCATTACAGATTGACTATAGATCAATTCAAACTGCTACAGCTGATTTTTCAGAGGGTAATATGATTGGTCAAGGTGGATTTGGTGAGGTTTACAAG GGTACATTATTGGATGGGACTGAAATTGCAGTGAAGAAACTGTCAAAGTCATCAGGACAAGGCGAATCAGAATTCAAGAACGAGGTTGTCCTTGTTGCAAAGCTACAGCACAGAAATTTGGTTAAACTTCTCGGATTTTGTCTACAAGGAGAAGAAAGAGTACTAGTCTACGAGTATGTGCCCAACAAAAGCCTTGATTACGTTCTCTTTG ACCCTGCAAAGCAAGGCCAGCTTCATTGGACACGACGATACAACATTATAAGTGGAGTTGCTCGAGGGATTCTGTACCTTCATCAAGATTCACGACTCACAATCATACACCGTGACCTCAAAGCGAGTAACATTCTCTTGGATACGGATATGAATCCAAAAATTGCAGATTTTGGAATGGCTAGGATCTTTGGATTAGACCAAACCCAACAAAACACTAACAGAATAGTTGGTACCTA TGGTTACATGTCTCCCGAGTATGCAATGCATGGTCAGTACTCAATGAAATCAGATGTCTATAGCTTTGGTGTGTTAGTTCTTGAGATTATAAGCGGCAAGCAGAATAGCAGCTTCAACCCAACAGACGGCATACATAACTTTGTCTCTTAT GCGTGGAGACTTTGGACTAATGGAGCACCTCTGGACCTTGTGGATCCAGTTATTGTAGATAATTGCCAAAGGAGTGAAGTTGTTCGGTGTATCCATATCAGTCTTTTGTGTGTTCAAGAAGATCCTGTAGATCGTCCTACGTTGTCAAACATTATACTGATGCTCACTAGTAATACTGTGACCTTGCCCGTGCCTAGGAAGCCAGGTACTTTCTTTCAGAGTATACCCAGAAAAGACCCGATTGATTCTGTTGATAATACCTCTGTCACAGATCTATATCCTTATTGA
- the LOC103834757 gene encoding cysteine-rich receptor-like protein kinase 10 isoform X4 — protein MNYPQRLKRNANQGNSVMSSFIFLFLFPFITGCFTASAQDPTYLGYICPSTPTYTNDSTYFTNLETVLSSLSSPDTSYSTGFQNATAGEDPDMVTGLFLCRGDVSAEVCRNCVGYVVEDTLNRCPEEKEVVLYYDQCMVRYSNKNILSSLSTGGVFEQTNTKNVSISEKDRFRELVLSTLNPAATEAASSSRKFAVSKANWTAAQTLYGLVQCTPDLTREDCLSCLQQSINQLATDQSGARFVVPSCSSRYELYLFYNESATTKPPPPPEVSTPPRPGKGGKSTVLVVAIVVAIIVVVLLFIAGYCFLAKVAKKAYPKSNAFDDNITTADSLQIDYRSIQTATADFSEGNMIGQGGFGEVYKGTLLDGTEIAVKKLSKSSGQGESEFKNEVVLVAKLQHRNLVKLLGFCLQGEERVLVYEYVPNKSLDYVLFDPAKQGQLHWTRRYNIISGVARGILYLHQDSRLTIIHRDLKASNILLDTDMNPKIADFGMARIFGLDQTQQNTNRIVGTYGYMSPEYAMHGQYSMKSDVYSFGVLVLEIISGKQNSSFNPTDGIHNFVSYAWRLWTNGAPLDLVDPVIVDNCQRSEVVRCIHISLLCVQEDPVDRPTLSNIILMLTSNTVTLPVPRKPGTFFQSIPRKDPIDSVDNTSVTDLYPY, from the exons ATGAATTACCCACAACGCTTGAAGAGAAACGCAAATCAAGGAAACTCAGTTATGTCTTCTTTCatcttcctttttcttttcccGTTTATCACTGGCTGCTTCACAGCTTCCGCTCAGGATCCTACTTACCTAGGATACATCTGTCCAAGCACGCCAACTTATACCAACGACAGCACTTACTTCACCAATCTTGAAACCGTTTTGTCTTCACTCTCTTCCCCCGACACCTCTTACTCCACCGGATTCCAAAACGCCACCGCCGGGGAAGACCCGGACATGGTCACCGGCCTTTTCCTCTGCCGTGGAGATGTCTCGGCGGAGGTTTGCCGTAACTGCGTAGGCTATGTCGTGGAAGATACGTTAAATAGGTGTCCCGAGGAGAAAGAGGTCGTGCTTTATTACGATCAGTGCATGGTCAGATACTCTAACAAGAATATCCTCTCGAGCCTGAGCACCGGTGGAGTTTTCGAGCAGACGAACACCAAAAACGTTTCGATTAGCGAAAAAGACAGGTTCAGAGAATTGGTCTTGTCGACGCTGAACCCAGCCGCCACCGAAGCCGCGAGCAGTTCGAGAAAATTCGCAGTGAGTAAAGCCAATTGGACCGCAGCACAGACTTTGTACGGGTTGGTTCAGTGCACTCCAGATCTGACAAGAGAAGACTGTTTGAGCTGCCTTCAACAGAGCATCAATCAGTTAGCCACTGACCAAAGTGGGGCGAGATTTGTTGTGCCTAGCTGTTCTTCAAGATACGAGCTTTACCTATTTTACAACGAATCCGCCACAACTAAGCCGCCACCACCACCGGAGGTTTCTACCCCTCCGCGACCTG GGAAAGGTGGAAAATCAACTGTGTTAGTGGTAGCCATTGTTGTGGCTATTATAGTGGTTGTTCTGCTTTTCATAGCTGGTTATTGTTTCCTTGCAAAGGTGGCAAAGAAGGCTTATCCAAAATCAAATGCATTTGATG ATAATATAACAACCGCAGACTCATTACAGATTGACTATAGATCAATTCAAACTGCTACAGCTGATTTTTCAGAGGGTAATATGATTGGTCAAGGTGGATTTGGTGAGGTTTACAAG GGTACATTATTGGATGGGACTGAAATTGCAGTGAAGAAACTGTCAAAGTCATCAGGACAAGGCGAATCAGAATTCAAGAACGAGGTTGTCCTTGTTGCAAAGCTACAGCACAGAAATTTGGTTAAACTTCTCGGATTTTGTCTACAAGGAGAAGAAAGAGTACTAGTCTACGAGTATGTGCCCAACAAAAGCCTTGATTACGTTCTCTTTG ACCCTGCAAAGCAAGGCCAGCTTCATTGGACACGACGATACAACATTATAAGTGGAGTTGCTCGAGGGATTCTGTACCTTCATCAAGATTCACGACTCACAATCATACACCGTGACCTCAAAGCGAGTAACATTCTCTTGGATACGGATATGAATCCAAAAATTGCAGATTTTGGAATGGCTAGGATCTTTGGATTAGACCAAACCCAACAAAACACTAACAGAATAGTTGGTACCTA TGGTTACATGTCTCCCGAGTATGCAATGCATGGTCAGTACTCAATGAAATCAGATGTCTATAGCTTTGGTGTGTTAGTTCTTGAGATTATAAGCGGCAAGCAGAATAGCAGCTTCAACCCAACAGACGGCATACATAACTTTGTCTCTTAT GCGTGGAGACTTTGGACTAATGGAGCACCTCTGGACCTTGTGGATCCAGTTATTGTAGATAATTGCCAAAGGAGTGAAGTTGTTCGGTGTATCCATATCAGTCTTTTGTGTGTTCAAGAAGATCCTGTAGATCGTCCTACGTTGTCAAACATTATACTGATGCTCACTAGTAATACTGTGACCTTGCCCGTGCCTAGGAAGCCAGGTACTTTCTTTCAGAGTATACCCAGAAAAGACCCGATTGATTCTGTTGATAATACCTCTGTCACAGATCTATATCCTTATTGA